In Populus nigra chromosome 1, ddPopNigr1.1, whole genome shotgun sequence, one genomic interval encodes:
- the LOC133701401 gene encoding subtilisin-like protease SBT3.5 isoform X2, with protein sequence MGQGTIIGVIDSGVWPESKSFHDEGMGPVPSRWKGICQQGEHFKPYNCNRKIIGARWFVKGFQDQIHFNTTESREFMSPRDGDGHGTHTASTAAGNFVAKASYKGLATGLARGGAPLAHLAIYKVCWNIEDGGCTDADILKAFDKAIHDGVDILSVSIGNDIPLFSYVDMRNSIAIGSFHATSKGITVVCSAGNDGPISQTVANTAPWLTTVAASTIDRAFPTAIILGNNKTLRGQSITIGKHNHRFAGLTYSERIALDPMVSSQDCQPGSLNPTLAAGKIILCLSKSDTQDMFSASGSVFQAGGVGLIYAQFHNDGIELCEWIPCVKVDYEVGTQILSYIRQARSPTAKLSFPKTVVGKRVSPRLASFSSRGPSSITPEVLKPDIAAPGVDILAAYTPANKDQGDSYEFLSGTSMACPHVSGIVALIKSLHPNWSPAAIRSALVTTASQTGTDGMKIFEEGSTRKEADPFDMGGGHVNPEKAAYPGLVYDTTTEEYIQYLCSIGYSSSSITRLTNTKINCMKKTNTRLNLNLPSITIPNLKTKVTVTRKVTNVGNVNSVYKAIVQAPIGISMAVEPKTLSFNRINKILSFRVTFLSSQKVQGEYRFGSLTWTDGEHFVRSPISVRATEILDY encoded by the exons ATGGGCCAAGGAACTATCATTGGTGTTATtgattcag GAGTGTGGCCAGAATCCAAAAGTTTTCATGATGAAGGCATGGGGCCAGTGCCATCTCGTTGGAAAGGAATATGTCAGCAGGGTGAGCACTTCAAGCCATACAATTGCAACAGAAAGATCATTGGGGCACGCTGGTTCGTAAAAGGATTTCAGGATCAAATACATTTCAACACAACTGAAAGCAGGGAATTCATGTCGCCGCGGGATGGAGATGGCCATGGCACTCATACAGCTTCTACAGCAGCTGGTAATTTCGTTGCAAAAGCAAGCTATAAAGGACTAGCTACAGGTTTAGCAAGAGGAGGAGCACCTCTTGCTCACTTAGCCATTTATAAGGTTTGTTGGAACATTGAAGATGGAGGATGCACCGACGCAGATATTCTGAAAGCATTTGACAAAGCCATACATGATGGAGTAGATATCCTATCTGTGTCAATTGGCAATGACATTCCTTTGTTCTCTTATGTCGATATGCGTAATTCAATTGCAATTGGCTCCTTTCATGCAACTTCAAAGGGAATCACAGTAGTCTGTTCAGCAGGAAATGATGGCCCTATCTCACAGACAGTTGCGAATACAGCACCTTGGCTCACCACAGTTGCAGCCTCTACAATTGACAGGGCCTTTCCAACAGCTATTATACTTGGAAACAACAAAACCCTCAGG GGTCAATCTATTACTATAGGTAAGCATAATCACAGATTTGCGGGCCTTACATACTCTGAGCGCATAGCTTTGGATCCAATGGTTTCGAG CCAGGATTGTCAGCCTGGAAGTCTAAATCCAACATTAGCAGCAGGAAAAATCATACTTTGTCTCTCAAAATCAGATACACAGGATATGTTTTCTGCTTCAGGATCTGTGTTTCAAGCAGGAGGCGTTGGACTCATATATGCGCAATTTCACAATGATGGGATTGAGTTATGCGAgtggattccatgcgtcaaagTAGATTATGAAGTAGGGACACAGATACTTTCCTACATTAGACAAGCTAG GTCTCCAACTGCAAAGCTGAGTTTTCCAAAGACCGTTGTTGGCAAAAGGGTATCTCCTCGACTTGCTTCATTCTCCTCCAGAGGACCAAGTTCAATTACTCCAGAAGTTCTAAAg CCTGACATAGCCGCACCGGGTGTGGACATCTTAGCTGCATATACACCAGCCAACAAAGACCAAGGTGACTCGTATGAATTCCTATCAGGAACTTCAATGGCTTGTCCCCATGTATCTGGAATTGTAGCTCTCATTAAATCCTTACATCCAAATTGGTCTCCTGCAGCCATAAGATCAGCTCTTGTCACAACTG CTTCCCAAACTGGAACAGATGGAATGAAAATCTTTGAGGAGGGCTCAACAAGAAAGGAAGCAGACCCATTTGACATGGGTGGGGGACATGTCAATCCTGAAAAAGCAGCCTATCCAGGCCTTGTTTATGACACCACCACAGAGGAATATATTCAATACCTTTGCTCCATAGGCTACAGTAGTTCATCCATTACCAGGTTAACCAATACCAAAATCAATTGCATGAAAAAGACCAATACTAGACTTAACCTCAATCTCCCTTCAATCACCATTCCCAACCTGAAAACAAAAGTAACAGTGACAAGAAAAGTGACAAATGTGGGAAATGTTAATTCAGTGTACAAAGCTATAGTTCAGGCTCCAATTGGCATAAGCATGGCAGTAGAGCCTAAAACTTTAAGTTTCAACAGGATCAACAAAATTCTGTCCTTCAGAGTTACCTTCTTGTCGAGTCAGAAAGTTCAGGGAGAATATAGATTTGGGAGCCTAACATGGACTGATGGTGAGCATTTTGTTAGGAGTCCAATATCTGTACGTGCTACGGAGATATTAGATTATTGA
- the LOC133701401 gene encoding subtilisin-like protease SBT3.2 isoform X3: protein MVSSQDCQPGSLNPTLAAGKIILCLSKSDTQDMFSASGSVFQAGGVGLIYAQFHNDGIELCEWIPCVKVDYEVGTQILSYIRQARSPTAKLSFPKTVVGKRVSPRLASFSSRGPSSITPEVLKPDIAAPGVDILAAYTPANKDQGDSYEFLSGTSMACPHVSGIVALIKSLHPNWSPAAIRSALVTTASQTGTDGMKIFEEGSTRKEADPFDMGGGHVNPEKAAYPGLVYDTTTEEYIQYLCSIGYSSSSITRLTNTKINCMKKTNTRLNLNLPSITIPNLKTKVTVTRKVTNVGNVNSVYKAIVQAPIGISMAVEPKTLSFNRINKILSFRVTFLSSQKVQGEYRFGSLTWTDGEHFVRSPISVRATEILDY, encoded by the exons ATGGTTTCGAG CCAGGATTGTCAGCCTGGAAGTCTAAATCCAACATTAGCAGCAGGAAAAATCATACTTTGTCTCTCAAAATCAGATACACAGGATATGTTTTCTGCTTCAGGATCTGTGTTTCAAGCAGGAGGCGTTGGACTCATATATGCGCAATTTCACAATGATGGGATTGAGTTATGCGAgtggattccatgcgtcaaagTAGATTATGAAGTAGGGACACAGATACTTTCCTACATTAGACAAGCTAG GTCTCCAACTGCAAAGCTGAGTTTTCCAAAGACCGTTGTTGGCAAAAGGGTATCTCCTCGACTTGCTTCATTCTCCTCCAGAGGACCAAGTTCAATTACTCCAGAAGTTCTAAAg CCTGACATAGCCGCACCGGGTGTGGACATCTTAGCTGCATATACACCAGCCAACAAAGACCAAGGTGACTCGTATGAATTCCTATCAGGAACTTCAATGGCTTGTCCCCATGTATCTGGAATTGTAGCTCTCATTAAATCCTTACATCCAAATTGGTCTCCTGCAGCCATAAGATCAGCTCTTGTCACAACTG CTTCCCAAACTGGAACAGATGGAATGAAAATCTTTGAGGAGGGCTCAACAAGAAAGGAAGCAGACCCATTTGACATGGGTGGGGGACATGTCAATCCTGAAAAAGCAGCCTATCCAGGCCTTGTTTATGACACCACCACAGAGGAATATATTCAATACCTTTGCTCCATAGGCTACAGTAGTTCATCCATTACCAGGTTAACCAATACCAAAATCAATTGCATGAAAAAGACCAATACTAGACTTAACCTCAATCTCCCTTCAATCACCATTCCCAACCTGAAAACAAAAGTAACAGTGACAAGAAAAGTGACAAATGTGGGAAATGTTAATTCAGTGTACAAAGCTATAGTTCAGGCTCCAATTGGCATAAGCATGGCAGTAGAGCCTAAAACTTTAAGTTTCAACAGGATCAACAAAATTCTGTCCTTCAGAGTTACCTTCTTGTCGAGTCAGAAAGTTCAGGGAGAATATAGATTTGGGAGCCTAACATGGACTGATGGTGAGCATTTTGTTAGGAGTCCAATATCTGTACGTGCTACGGAGATATTAGATTATTGA
- the LOC133701401 gene encoding subtilisin-like protease SBT3.2 isoform X4 has translation MFSASGSVFQAGGVGLIYAQFHNDGIELCEWIPCVKVDYEVGTQILSYIRQARSPTAKLSFPKTVVGKRVSPRLASFSSRGPSSITPEVLKPDIAAPGVDILAAYTPANKDQGDSYEFLSGTSMACPHVSGIVALIKSLHPNWSPAAIRSALVTTASQTGTDGMKIFEEGSTRKEADPFDMGGGHVNPEKAAYPGLVYDTTTEEYIQYLCSIGYSSSSITRLTNTKINCMKKTNTRLNLNLPSITIPNLKTKVTVTRKVTNVGNVNSVYKAIVQAPIGISMAVEPKTLSFNRINKILSFRVTFLSSQKVQGEYRFGSLTWTDGEHFVRSPISVRATEILDY, from the exons ATGTTTTCTGCTTCAGGATCTGTGTTTCAAGCAGGAGGCGTTGGACTCATATATGCGCAATTTCACAATGATGGGATTGAGTTATGCGAgtggattccatgcgtcaaagTAGATTATGAAGTAGGGACACAGATACTTTCCTACATTAGACAAGCTAG GTCTCCAACTGCAAAGCTGAGTTTTCCAAAGACCGTTGTTGGCAAAAGGGTATCTCCTCGACTTGCTTCATTCTCCTCCAGAGGACCAAGTTCAATTACTCCAGAAGTTCTAAAg CCTGACATAGCCGCACCGGGTGTGGACATCTTAGCTGCATATACACCAGCCAACAAAGACCAAGGTGACTCGTATGAATTCCTATCAGGAACTTCAATGGCTTGTCCCCATGTATCTGGAATTGTAGCTCTCATTAAATCCTTACATCCAAATTGGTCTCCTGCAGCCATAAGATCAGCTCTTGTCACAACTG CTTCCCAAACTGGAACAGATGGAATGAAAATCTTTGAGGAGGGCTCAACAAGAAAGGAAGCAGACCCATTTGACATGGGTGGGGGACATGTCAATCCTGAAAAAGCAGCCTATCCAGGCCTTGTTTATGACACCACCACAGAGGAATATATTCAATACCTTTGCTCCATAGGCTACAGTAGTTCATCCATTACCAGGTTAACCAATACCAAAATCAATTGCATGAAAAAGACCAATACTAGACTTAACCTCAATCTCCCTTCAATCACCATTCCCAACCTGAAAACAAAAGTAACAGTGACAAGAAAAGTGACAAATGTGGGAAATGTTAATTCAGTGTACAAAGCTATAGTTCAGGCTCCAATTGGCATAAGCATGGCAGTAGAGCCTAAAACTTTAAGTTTCAACAGGATCAACAAAATTCTGTCCTTCAGAGTTACCTTCTTGTCGAGTCAGAAAGTTCAGGGAGAATATAGATTTGGGAGCCTAACATGGACTGATGGTGAGCATTTTGTTAGGAGTCCAATATCTGTACGTGCTACGGAGATATTAGATTATTGA
- the LOC133701401 gene encoding subtilisin-like protease SBT3.5 isoform X1: MDPKSSKWRGSSKNQFFMILAIIFLQHQLHIPVTHAETAKKVHIVYMGENRHEDPATTKKTHYQMLSTLLGSKEAAQSSILYSYRHGFSGFAARITESQAAEIAEFPGVVQVIPNGIHKLHTTRSWEFIGLNHHSPQNLLTQSNMGQGTIIGVIDSGVWPESKSFHDEGMGPVPSRWKGICQQGEHFKPYNCNRKIIGARWFVKGFQDQIHFNTTESREFMSPRDGDGHGTHTASTAAGNFVAKASYKGLATGLARGGAPLAHLAIYKVCWNIEDGGCTDADILKAFDKAIHDGVDILSVSIGNDIPLFSYVDMRNSIAIGSFHATSKGITVVCSAGNDGPISQTVANTAPWLTTVAASTIDRAFPTAIILGNNKTLRGQSITIGKHNHRFAGLTYSERIALDPMVSSQDCQPGSLNPTLAAGKIILCLSKSDTQDMFSASGSVFQAGGVGLIYAQFHNDGIELCEWIPCVKVDYEVGTQILSYIRQARSPTAKLSFPKTVVGKRVSPRLASFSSRGPSSITPEVLKPDIAAPGVDILAAYTPANKDQGDSYEFLSGTSMACPHVSGIVALIKSLHPNWSPAAIRSALVTTASQTGTDGMKIFEEGSTRKEADPFDMGGGHVNPEKAAYPGLVYDTTTEEYIQYLCSIGYSSSSITRLTNTKINCMKKTNTRLNLNLPSITIPNLKTKVTVTRKVTNVGNVNSVYKAIVQAPIGISMAVEPKTLSFNRINKILSFRVTFLSSQKVQGEYRFGSLTWTDGEHFVRSPISVRATEILDY, from the exons ATGGACCCTAAATCCAGTAAATGGAGAGGGTCAAGCAAAAATCAGTTCTTCATGATCTTAGCTATCATTTTTCTTCAACACCAGCTTCATATTCCTGTAACACATGCTGAGACGGCAAAGAAA GTGCACATTGTGTATATGGGAGAGAATAGGCATGAGGATCCAGCAACAACCAAAAAAACTCACTATCAAATGCTGTCGACATTGTTAGGCAG TAAGGAAGCAGCACAGAGTTCAATTCTGTACAGCTATAGGCATGGCTTCTCTGGGTTCGCTGCAAGAATTACAGAGTCTCAAGCGGCAGAAATAGCAG AGTTTCCTGGTGTTGTTCAAGTAATTCCAAATGGGATTCACAAGCTTCACACTACTAGAAGTTGGGAATTCATTGGTCTCAATCATCATTCTCCACAAAATCTGTTAACACAAAGCAACATGGGCCAAGGAACTATCATTGGTGTTATtgattcag GAGTGTGGCCAGAATCCAAAAGTTTTCATGATGAAGGCATGGGGCCAGTGCCATCTCGTTGGAAAGGAATATGTCAGCAGGGTGAGCACTTCAAGCCATACAATTGCAACAGAAAGATCATTGGGGCACGCTGGTTCGTAAAAGGATTTCAGGATCAAATACATTTCAACACAACTGAAAGCAGGGAATTCATGTCGCCGCGGGATGGAGATGGCCATGGCACTCATACAGCTTCTACAGCAGCTGGTAATTTCGTTGCAAAAGCAAGCTATAAAGGACTAGCTACAGGTTTAGCAAGAGGAGGAGCACCTCTTGCTCACTTAGCCATTTATAAGGTTTGTTGGAACATTGAAGATGGAGGATGCACCGACGCAGATATTCTGAAAGCATTTGACAAAGCCATACATGATGGAGTAGATATCCTATCTGTGTCAATTGGCAATGACATTCCTTTGTTCTCTTATGTCGATATGCGTAATTCAATTGCAATTGGCTCCTTTCATGCAACTTCAAAGGGAATCACAGTAGTCTGTTCAGCAGGAAATGATGGCCCTATCTCACAGACAGTTGCGAATACAGCACCTTGGCTCACCACAGTTGCAGCCTCTACAATTGACAGGGCCTTTCCAACAGCTATTATACTTGGAAACAACAAAACCCTCAGG GGTCAATCTATTACTATAGGTAAGCATAATCACAGATTTGCGGGCCTTACATACTCTGAGCGCATAGCTTTGGATCCAATGGTTTCGAG CCAGGATTGTCAGCCTGGAAGTCTAAATCCAACATTAGCAGCAGGAAAAATCATACTTTGTCTCTCAAAATCAGATACACAGGATATGTTTTCTGCTTCAGGATCTGTGTTTCAAGCAGGAGGCGTTGGACTCATATATGCGCAATTTCACAATGATGGGATTGAGTTATGCGAgtggattccatgcgtcaaagTAGATTATGAAGTAGGGACACAGATACTTTCCTACATTAGACAAGCTAG GTCTCCAACTGCAAAGCTGAGTTTTCCAAAGACCGTTGTTGGCAAAAGGGTATCTCCTCGACTTGCTTCATTCTCCTCCAGAGGACCAAGTTCAATTACTCCAGAAGTTCTAAAg CCTGACATAGCCGCACCGGGTGTGGACATCTTAGCTGCATATACACCAGCCAACAAAGACCAAGGTGACTCGTATGAATTCCTATCAGGAACTTCAATGGCTTGTCCCCATGTATCTGGAATTGTAGCTCTCATTAAATCCTTACATCCAAATTGGTCTCCTGCAGCCATAAGATCAGCTCTTGTCACAACTG CTTCCCAAACTGGAACAGATGGAATGAAAATCTTTGAGGAGGGCTCAACAAGAAAGGAAGCAGACCCATTTGACATGGGTGGGGGACATGTCAATCCTGAAAAAGCAGCCTATCCAGGCCTTGTTTATGACACCACCACAGAGGAATATATTCAATACCTTTGCTCCATAGGCTACAGTAGTTCATCCATTACCAGGTTAACCAATACCAAAATCAATTGCATGAAAAAGACCAATACTAGACTTAACCTCAATCTCCCTTCAATCACCATTCCCAACCTGAAAACAAAAGTAACAGTGACAAGAAAAGTGACAAATGTGGGAAATGTTAATTCAGTGTACAAAGCTATAGTTCAGGCTCCAATTGGCATAAGCATGGCAGTAGAGCCTAAAACTTTAAGTTTCAACAGGATCAACAAAATTCTGTCCTTCAGAGTTACCTTCTTGTCGAGTCAGAAAGTTCAGGGAGAATATAGATTTGGGAGCCTAACATGGACTGATGGTGAGCATTTTGTTAGGAGTCCAATATCTGTACGTGCTACGGAGATATTAGATTATTGA